The following are encoded together in the Flavihumibacter fluvii genome:
- a CDS encoding NRAMP family divalent metal transporter gives MKKAGTHYSRFRKFFAKLGPGLITGASDDDPSGIATYTQAGARFGNSLLWTAIVSYPLMVGIQEMCARIGLVSRMGLTGIIKRHYPRPLLYMVIIISVPSIILNIGADIAGMGAVANLLVPRIPAWIFSIVFTLLLMYSLIVWSYKIISTVLKWLCITLFAYLVIPFITHTNWAAALRNTFIPKFENDLDYYMALVGILGTTISPYLFFWQTSMEVEEINHRHVVVNKRMILAMESDVKGGMFLTNIVFYFIILAAGNVLFTAGIHQVNSVEEAAMALEPLAGKSAYALFALGVIGTGLLAIPVLAGSLSYMIAEVFEWEEGLDKKFHEAKGFYGTLAISLVLGLAIQALNISPVKALLYTAIFYGMIAPVLIGVIMHICNNKKIMLHYTNNITANILGFITLAIMAVASILLVFQAIA, from the coding sequence ATGAAGAAGGCTGGCACCCATTACTCGAGATTCAGAAAATTCTTTGCGAAGCTTGGACCCGGATTAATTACCGGGGCGAGTGATGATGACCCTTCAGGAATAGCTACCTATACACAGGCCGGTGCAAGGTTTGGAAATTCATTATTATGGACCGCAATAGTCTCCTATCCACTGATGGTAGGCATCCAGGAAATGTGTGCGCGAATCGGATTGGTCTCGAGAATGGGACTAACAGGCATAATTAAACGACATTACCCACGGCCATTGTTATATATGGTAATCATCATTAGTGTTCCATCAATCATTCTAAATATAGGCGCTGATATCGCGGGCATGGGTGCTGTTGCCAATTTACTTGTACCCCGGATTCCTGCCTGGATTTTCTCTATAGTGTTTACGCTTTTACTGATGTACAGCCTTATTGTATGGAGTTATAAAATCATTTCTACGGTGCTGAAATGGCTTTGCATAACCTTATTTGCCTACCTGGTCATTCCATTTATCACACATACCAATTGGGCAGCAGCATTAAGAAACACTTTTATTCCAAAATTTGAAAATGACCTGGATTATTACATGGCACTGGTAGGCATTCTTGGGACAACAATCTCACCCTATCTTTTTTTCTGGCAAACCTCCATGGAAGTGGAGGAAATTAACCATCGCCATGTTGTGGTAAATAAGCGCATGATATTAGCCATGGAATCAGATGTAAAAGGCGGGATGTTCCTGACCAATATTGTATTTTATTTCATTATCCTGGCGGCAGGAAATGTATTATTTACCGCAGGCATTCACCAGGTTAATTCTGTTGAAGAAGCTGCCATGGCTCTGGAACCCCTTGCCGGGAAAAGCGCATATGCTCTTTTTGCCCTTGGCGTAATCGGCACCGGATTACTGGCAATACCGGTTTTGGCAGGCTCACTTAGCTACATGATCGCGGAAGTATTTGAATGGGAAGAAGGACTGGATAAAAAATTCCATGAGGCTAAAGGATTCTATGGCACACTGGCAATTTCCCTGGTACTAGGACTTGCTATACAGGCTTTAAATATAAGCCCTGTTAAAGCATTGTTATACACTGCCATATTTTACGGAATGATTGCTCCGGTACTGATTGGGGTCATCATGCATATTTGCAATAATAAAAAGATCATGCTCCATTACACGAATAACATAACGGCTAACATATTGGGTTTTATCACACTTGCTATAATGGCTGTTGCAAGCATACTTCTGGTATTCCAGGCAATAGCTTAA
- a CDS encoding response regulator transcription factor, whose amino-acid sequence MPVNESKKKYRVAIADDHRLIAESLSHLINDTPDFEVILIANNGQALLDMLKTTKTLPDIAILDINMPVMNGVITAKELSVQFPLVRCLALSMNDDESSVIQMIRAGCRGYLLKDCTQAELHKAMSEIIEKGFYYSDFVTGKLIHTIHKEEKNQDNGIKLTEREMEFLQYAASEMTYKEIATTMKLSERTIDGYREALFEKLQVKSRVGLVLFAIRLGWVNADRLK is encoded by the coding sequence ATGCCAGTTAATGAATCCAAAAAAAAATACAGGGTGGCCATTGCCGACGACCACCGGCTGATCGCAGAATCATTATCACATCTCATCAATGACACCCCCGATTTTGAAGTGATCCTAATAGCCAATAATGGCCAGGCACTCCTGGATATGCTGAAAACCACAAAAACACTCCCTGATATAGCTATCCTTGATATCAATATGCCGGTGATGAACGGCGTTATCACTGCCAAAGAACTTTCCGTTCAATTTCCATTAGTACGGTGCCTGGCCCTCAGTATGAATGATGACGAATCTTCCGTAATACAGATGATCAGGGCAGGATGCCGCGGTTACCTGCTGAAAGACTGCACCCAGGCGGAGTTGCATAAAGCCATGAGTGAAATAATTGAAAAGGGTTTCTATTATTCAGACTTTGTTACCGGCAAACTGATCCACACCATCCACAAGGAAGAAAAGAACCAGGACAATGGCATTAAACTTACTGAGCGTGAAATGGAATTCCTTCAATATGCCGCATCAGAAATGACCTATAAGGAAATTGCAACCACTATGAAACTCAGTGAAAGAACCATTGATGGCTACCGTGAAGCCCTGTTTGAAAAATTACAGGTCAAAAGCCGGGTGGGCCTCGTACTCTTTGCTATCAGGTTAGGTTGGGTGAACGCTGACCGCCTGAAATAG